One Mya arenaria isolate MELC-2E11 chromosome 7, ASM2691426v1 genomic window carries:
- the LOC128240355 gene encoding uncharacterized protein LOC128240355 isoform X3, translating into MLEAQTTDNLENMQEAQTTDNLKNMLEAQTTDNLENMLEAQTTDNLENMQEAQTTDKLDNTLEAQTTDNLENMLEAQTTDNLENMLEAQTTDNLENMQEAQTTDNLDEMLEAQTTDNLENMQEAQTTDNLDNTLEAQTTDNLENMLEAETTDNLENMQEAQTTDNLDEMLEAQTTDNLENMQEAQTTDNLENMLEAQTTDNLENMLEAQTTDNLENMLEAQTTDNLENMLEAQTTDNLENMQEAQTTDNLENPLETQTTYNLENMLEAQTTDNLENMLEAQTTDNLEYMLEAQTTDNLENMREAQTTDNLENMLETQTTDNLDEMLEVQTKDNLENTLEAQTTDNLENILEAQTTDNLDEMLEAQTTDNLENMLEAQTTDNLGNMLEAQTTDNLGNMLEAQTSNNLENMLKTQIMTEEQVHPSKIQDQISGNNALMKEMAVRLTSLKSIQTAAEELIKQATDLQDGDAKDIPHGTNKFWDELQQLTHTLKHMSDRLGNQEPAVEPSLIREQQETLEELALQNSNVNPLNQPVDPTSELMQIEGDLLLGQPNATNPHDRQSRTNYGLGRQVAVVDPSRQFSENELGCDYDGLPSDDESIVLSSGSSYAPSVLSGEDSEDDDEDDDSSVIIPVTQTNKRSWTAIGRVASSEDIGDNEPPRKQRTLPVLGPSTSSEFDATSKNTSDGHHGKTWKKSCFKNVYVESYKSNDGKRNYSKKSYCYYCKNLYKSKMSKHLFAVHAAEPRVRKISQMEVKSKSKRAELQKLNNEGNFNHNVEVLQKGEGNLIVYRRPGVPANAYDYIHCRFCKGFYHHKLLWSHVKTCSFKPDGAENDTERNFIREARCEIAPFLQQQDEDIKMLDEVIDKMKETKENPGLKKVCQEDELIRQFGLYHLGRLGPLEEQRLKDQDNVRTKMRSLARLLVRLNGEELFSYPLSHFICAQKFDLVAKTVKEMYQEIGSSQLGLNLGHYIKQVSLLKSSMCLRRQDCGRKIEANEFTEMFDAEWKGKVSSVANRSKRLKAMNKRCELPSTEDLVSLKKYLVEEIQIKMENPAPTYPEYVYITHLLIARIALFNKRRVNEVSELKVSDFQKRIRGDELDTNTEIYNSLAVSEKALLKRMELLEVRGKSTRGLRKVFVILSTDMVEGLSHLLMVRAQAGVPSTNTFLFSRCTDSPQDGCEALRVVTSKCHNLAFPERVRTTKLRKYLATTTQIMDMRDDELKLTL; encoded by the exons ATGCTGGAGGCCCAGACTACAGATAATCTGGAGAACATGCAGGAGGCCCAGACTACAGACAATCTGAAGAACATGCTGGAGGCCCAGACTACAGATAATCTGGAGAACATGCTGGAGGCCCAGACTACAGACAATCTGGAGAACATGCAGGAGGCCCAGACTACAGACAAACTGGACAACACGCTGGAGGCCCAGACTACAGACAATCTGGAGAACATGCTGGAGGCCCAGACGACAGACAATCTGGAGAACATGCTGGAGGCCCAGACTACAGACAATCTGGAGAACATGCAGGAGGCCCAGACTACAGATAATCTGGACGAAATGCTGGAGGCCCAGACTACAGATAATCTGGAGAACATGCAGGAGGCCCAGACTACAGACAATCTGGACAACACACTGGAGGCCCAGACTACAGACAATCTGGAGAACATGCTGGAGGCAGAGACTACAGACAATCTGGAGAACATGCAGGAGGCCCAGACTACAGATAATCTGGACGAAATGCTGGAGGCCCAGACTACAGATAATCTGGAGAACATGCAGGAGGCCCAGACTACAGACAATCTGGAGAACATGCTGGAGGCCCAGACTACAGATAATCTGGAGAACATGCTGGAGGCCCAGACTACAGACAATCTGGAGAACATGCTGGAGGCCCAGACTACAGACAATCTGGAGAACATGCTGGAGGCCCAGACTACAGACAATCTGGAGAACATGCAGGAGGCCCAGACTACAGATAATCTGGAGAACCCGCTGGAGACCCAGACTACATATAATCTGGAGAACATGCTGGAGGCCCAGACTACAGACAATCTGGAGAACATGCTGGAGGCCCAGACTACAGACAATCTGGAGTACATGCTGGAGGCCCAGACTACAGACAATCTGGAGAACATGCGGGAGGCCCAGACTACAGACAATCTGGAGAACATGCTGGAGACCCAGACTACAGACAATCTGGACGAAATGCTGGAGGTCCAGACTAAAGACAATCTGGAGAACACGCTGGAGGCTCAGACTACAGACAATCTGGAGAACATACTGGAGGCCCAGACTACAGACAATCTGGACGAAATGCTGGAGGCCCAGACTACAGATAATCTGGAGAACATGCTGGAGGCCCAGACTACAGATAATCTGGGCAACATGCTGGAGGCCCAGACTACAGATAATCTGGGCAACATGCTGGAGGCCCAGACTTCAAACAATCTGGAGAACATGCTGAAGACACAGATTATGACTGAGGAGCAGGTACACCCCAGCAAGATACAGGACCAGATCTCCGGTAATAAT GCCCTGATGAAGGAGATGGCTGTGCGACTTACCAGCCTTAAGTCTATACAGACAGCTGCAGAGGAGCTGATCAAACAAGCCACTGATTTGCAGGATGGTGATGCGAAAG ATATTCCTCATGGCACCAACAAGTTCTGGGATGAACTACAACAGTTGACACATACGCTGAAGCACATGTCTGACAGGCTTGGCAATCAGGAGCCCGCGGTGGAGCCCAGCCTCATCCGGGAACAGCAGGAAACACTAGAG GAATTAGCATTACAGAACTCAAATGTGAACCCTCTGAACCAGCCAGTAGATCCCACTAGTGAACTAATGCAGATAGAAGGCGACCTTTTGCTGGGGCAGCCCAATGCCACCAACCCCCATGACAGACAGAGCAGGACGAACTATGGACTCG GAAGACaagttgctgttgttgatccTTCGAGgcaattttctgaaaatgaattgGGATGTGATTACGATGGACTACCATCAGATGATGAGAGTATTGTACTTTCATCTGGTTCAAGCTATGCACCATCGGTACTGTCAGGAGAGG ATAGTGAAGATGACGATGAAGATGACGATTCATCTGTTATAATTCCTgtaacacaaacaaacaagagaTCTTGGACTGCAATAGGGAGAGTGGCTTCTAGTGAAGATATAGGAGATAATGAGCCACCCAGGAAACAGAGGACTTTACCAGTGTTGGGGCCATCCACATCTAGCGAGTT TGATGCTACAAGCAAGAATACTAGTGATGGACATCATGGGAAGACGTGGAAGAAATCTTgctttaaaaatg TTTATGTTGAATCCTACAAATCCAATGATGGCAAAAGGAACTATTCTAAAAAGAGCTATTGCTACTATTGCAAGAACTTGTACAAGTCTAAGATGTCAAAACACCTATTCGCTGTCCATGCAGCAGAACCAAGGGTGAGGAAAATCAGTCAAATGGAGGTGAAAAGCAAAAGTAAAAGAGCAGAGCTACAGAAATTAAATAATGAGGGTAACTTCAATCATAATGTTGAG GTTCTTCAGAAAGGAGAGGGGAATTTGATTGTGTACAGGAGACCAGGCGTCCCAGCAAATGCATATGACTATATTCACTGTCGTTTTTGTAAAGGTTTTTACCATCACAAACTTCTATGGTCACATGTCAAAACCTGCAGTTTCAAACCAGATGGGGCTGAAAATGACACTGAGAGAAACTTCATTAGAGAAGCTAGATGTGAAATAGCCCCATTTCTCCAACAACAGGATGAAGATATTAAAATGTTAGATGAAgttattgataaaatgaaagaaacCAAAGAAAATCCTGGTCTGAAGAAAGTTTGTCAGGAAGATGAGTTAATAAGACAGTTTGGGTTGTATCATCTGGGAAGATTGGGACCACTAGAAGAGCAAAGACTGAAAGACCAAGACAATGTGAGAACAAAAATGAGAAGCTTAGCCAGACTGCTTGTAAGATTAAATGGAGAGGAACTGTTCAGCTATCCTTTAAGCCATTTCATCTGTGCTCAAAAATTTGATTTGGTggcaaaaactgtgaaagaaaTGTATCAAGAAATTGGTTCATCACAGCTGGGCTTAAACTTAGGACATTATATAAAACAGGTAAGCCTGCTGAAATCAAGCATGTGCCTTCGCAGACAGGACTGTGGGCGGAAAATAGAGGCAAACGAGTTCACGGAAATGTTCGATGCCGAGTGGAAGGGAAAGGTTTCATCAGTCGCCAACAGAAGCAAGCGTCTAAAAGCAATGAACAAAAGATGTGAACTTCCTTCTACTGAAGATTTGGTGTCCCTCAAAAAATATCTTGTGgaagaaatacaaataaaaatggaaaaccCAGCACCAACATATCCCGAGTATGTGTACATAACACACTTACTGATCGCCCGCATAGCACTCTTCAACAAAAGAAGAGTAAATGAGGTCTCTGAGCTGAAAGTGAGTGACTTCCAGAAGCGAATAAGAGGAGATGAATTAGACACAAACACCGAAATCTACAATTCCCTGGCTGTCAGTGAAAAGGCTCTGTTAAAGAG AATGGAACTTCTTGAGGTGAGAGGGAAGAGCACTCGGGGACTGAGGAAGGTGTTTGTAATTCTAAGCACCGACATGGTGGAAGGTTTGTCGCACCTCTTGATGGTTCGTGCACAGGCTGGTGTACCATCAACAAACACGTTCCTATTCTCCAGATGTACAGATTCACCACAGGATGGCTGTGAAGCACTGAGAGTGGTCACATCTAAGTGTCACAATCTTGCCTTTCCAGAACGGGTCAGGACAACAAAACTGAGAAAGTATTTGGCAACTACTACTCAG ATAATGGATATGAGAGATGATGAGCTGAagttaaccctttag
- the LOC128240355 gene encoding uncharacterized protein LOC128240355 isoform X2, whose amino-acid sequence MLEAQTTDNLENMQEAQTTDNLKNMLEAQTTDNLENMLEAQTTDNLENMQEAQTTDKLDNTLEAQTTDNLENMLEAQTTDNLENMLEAQTTDNLENMQEAQTTDNLDEMLEAQTTDNLENMQEAQTTDNLDNTLEAQTTDNLENMLEAETTDNLENMQEAQTTDNLDEMLEAQTTDNLENMQEAQTTDNLENMLEAQTTDNLENMLEAQTTDNLENMLEAQTTDNLENMLEAQTTDNLENMQEAQTTDNLENPLETQTTYNLENMLEAQTTDNLENMLEAQTTDNLEYMLEAQTTDNLENMREAQTTDNLENMLETQTTDNLDEMLEVQTKDNLENTLEAQTTDNLENILEAQTTDNLDEMLEAQTTDNLENMLEAQTTDNLGNMLEAQTTDNLGNMLEAQTSNNLENMLKTQIMTEEQVHPSKIQDQISGNNALMKEMAVRLTSLKSIQTAAEELIKQATDLQDGDAKDSEDDDEDDDSSVIIPVTQTNKRSWTAIGRVASSEDIGDNEPPRKQRTLPVLGPSTSSEFDATSKNTSDGHHGKTWKKSCFKNVYVESYKSNDGKRNYSKKSYCYYCKNLYKSKMSKHLFAVHAAEPRVRKISQMEVKSKSKRAELQKLNNEGNFNHNVEVLQKGEGNLIVYRRPGVPANAYDYIHCRFCKGFYHHKLLWSHVKTCSFKPDGAENDTERNFIREARCEIAPFLQQQDEDIKMLDEVIDKMKETKENPGLKKVCQEDELIRQFGLYHLGRLGPLEEQRLKDQDNVRTKMRSLARLLVRLNGEELFSYPLSHFICAQKFDLVAKTVKEMYQEIGSSQLGLNLGHYIKQVSLLKSSMCLRRQDCGRKIEANEFTEMFDAEWKGKVSSVANRSKRLKAMNKRCELPSTEDLVSLKKYLVEEIQIKMENPAPTYPEYVYITHLLIARIALFNKRRVNEVSELKVSDFQKRIRGDELDTNTEIYNSLAVSEKALLKRMELLEVRGKSTRGLRKVFVILSTDMVEGLSHLLMVRAQAGVPSTNTFLFSRCTDSPQDGCEALRVVTSKCHNLAFPERVRTTKLRKYLATTTQKSTYADKDCLSVRWLLTGRCNLATCLCAKGLIADHMGHSVAIHTEVYRMQTSVLERTKVARALLALEDGKLQGFNGRNLSSVSLDELPEPEPEPEPEPYEAGSFEELSEPDNSYEDVPEVETEAVQKPHACTGSKKRWSKEEESALREAFDIQIKMQKNVSTMEIRKAQKCYPVLQGRSEAVIRTKINNIKLGKNKKI is encoded by the exons ATGCTGGAGGCCCAGACTACAGATAATCTGGAGAACATGCAGGAGGCCCAGACTACAGACAATCTGAAGAACATGCTGGAGGCCCAGACTACAGATAATCTGGAGAACATGCTGGAGGCCCAGACTACAGACAATCTGGAGAACATGCAGGAGGCCCAGACTACAGACAAACTGGACAACACGCTGGAGGCCCAGACTACAGACAATCTGGAGAACATGCTGGAGGCCCAGACGACAGACAATCTGGAGAACATGCTGGAGGCCCAGACTACAGACAATCTGGAGAACATGCAGGAGGCCCAGACTACAGATAATCTGGACGAAATGCTGGAGGCCCAGACTACAGATAATCTGGAGAACATGCAGGAGGCCCAGACTACAGACAATCTGGACAACACACTGGAGGCCCAGACTACAGACAATCTGGAGAACATGCTGGAGGCAGAGACTACAGACAATCTGGAGAACATGCAGGAGGCCCAGACTACAGATAATCTGGACGAAATGCTGGAGGCCCAGACTACAGATAATCTGGAGAACATGCAGGAGGCCCAGACTACAGACAATCTGGAGAACATGCTGGAGGCCCAGACTACAGATAATCTGGAGAACATGCTGGAGGCCCAGACTACAGACAATCTGGAGAACATGCTGGAGGCCCAGACTACAGACAATCTGGAGAACATGCTGGAGGCCCAGACTACAGACAATCTGGAGAACATGCAGGAGGCCCAGACTACAGATAATCTGGAGAACCCGCTGGAGACCCAGACTACATATAATCTGGAGAACATGCTGGAGGCCCAGACTACAGACAATCTGGAGAACATGCTGGAGGCCCAGACTACAGACAATCTGGAGTACATGCTGGAGGCCCAGACTACAGACAATCTGGAGAACATGCGGGAGGCCCAGACTACAGACAATCTGGAGAACATGCTGGAGACCCAGACTACAGACAATCTGGACGAAATGCTGGAGGTCCAGACTAAAGACAATCTGGAGAACACGCTGGAGGCTCAGACTACAGACAATCTGGAGAACATACTGGAGGCCCAGACTACAGACAATCTGGACGAAATGCTGGAGGCCCAGACTACAGATAATCTGGAGAACATGCTGGAGGCCCAGACTACAGATAATCTGGGCAACATGCTGGAGGCCCAGACTACAGATAATCTGGGCAACATGCTGGAGGCCCAGACTTCAAACAATCTGGAGAACATGCTGAAGACACAGATTATGACTGAGGAGCAGGTACACCCCAGCAAGATACAGGACCAGATCTCCGGTAATAAT GCCCTGATGAAGGAGATGGCTGTGCGACTTACCAGCCTTAAGTCTATACAGACAGCTGCAGAGGAGCTGATCAAACAAGCCACTGATTTGCAGGATGGTGATGCGAAAG ATAGTGAAGATGACGATGAAGATGACGATTCATCTGTTATAATTCCTgtaacacaaacaaacaagagaTCTTGGACTGCAATAGGGAGAGTGGCTTCTAGTGAAGATATAGGAGATAATGAGCCACCCAGGAAACAGAGGACTTTACCAGTGTTGGGGCCATCCACATCTAGCGAGTT TGATGCTACAAGCAAGAATACTAGTGATGGACATCATGGGAAGACGTGGAAGAAATCTTgctttaaaaatg TTTATGTTGAATCCTACAAATCCAATGATGGCAAAAGGAACTATTCTAAAAAGAGCTATTGCTACTATTGCAAGAACTTGTACAAGTCTAAGATGTCAAAACACCTATTCGCTGTCCATGCAGCAGAACCAAGGGTGAGGAAAATCAGTCAAATGGAGGTGAAAAGCAAAAGTAAAAGAGCAGAGCTACAGAAATTAAATAATGAGGGTAACTTCAATCATAATGTTGAG GTTCTTCAGAAAGGAGAGGGGAATTTGATTGTGTACAGGAGACCAGGCGTCCCAGCAAATGCATATGACTATATTCACTGTCGTTTTTGTAAAGGTTTTTACCATCACAAACTTCTATGGTCACATGTCAAAACCTGCAGTTTCAAACCAGATGGGGCTGAAAATGACACTGAGAGAAACTTCATTAGAGAAGCTAGATGTGAAATAGCCCCATTTCTCCAACAACAGGATGAAGATATTAAAATGTTAGATGAAgttattgataaaatgaaagaaacCAAAGAAAATCCTGGTCTGAAGAAAGTTTGTCAGGAAGATGAGTTAATAAGACAGTTTGGGTTGTATCATCTGGGAAGATTGGGACCACTAGAAGAGCAAAGACTGAAAGACCAAGACAATGTGAGAACAAAAATGAGAAGCTTAGCCAGACTGCTTGTAAGATTAAATGGAGAGGAACTGTTCAGCTATCCTTTAAGCCATTTCATCTGTGCTCAAAAATTTGATTTGGTggcaaaaactgtgaaagaaaTGTATCAAGAAATTGGTTCATCACAGCTGGGCTTAAACTTAGGACATTATATAAAACAGGTAAGCCTGCTGAAATCAAGCATGTGCCTTCGCAGACAGGACTGTGGGCGGAAAATAGAGGCAAACGAGTTCACGGAAATGTTCGATGCCGAGTGGAAGGGAAAGGTTTCATCAGTCGCCAACAGAAGCAAGCGTCTAAAAGCAATGAACAAAAGATGTGAACTTCCTTCTACTGAAGATTTGGTGTCCCTCAAAAAATATCTTGTGgaagaaatacaaataaaaatggaaaaccCAGCACCAACATATCCCGAGTATGTGTACATAACACACTTACTGATCGCCCGCATAGCACTCTTCAACAAAAGAAGAGTAAATGAGGTCTCTGAGCTGAAAGTGAGTGACTTCCAGAAGCGAATAAGAGGAGATGAATTAGACACAAACACCGAAATCTACAATTCCCTGGCTGTCAGTGAAAAGGCTCTGTTAAAGAG AATGGAACTTCTTGAGGTGAGAGGGAAGAGCACTCGGGGACTGAGGAAGGTGTTTGTAATTCTAAGCACCGACATGGTGGAAGGTTTGTCGCACCTCTTGATGGTTCGTGCACAGGCTGGTGTACCATCAACAAACACGTTCCTATTCTCCAGATGTACAGATTCACCACAGGATGGCTGTGAAGCACTGAGAGTGGTCACATCTAAGTGTCACAATCTTGCCTTTCCAGAACGGGTCAGGACAACAAAACTGAGAAAGTATTTGGCAACTACTACTCAG aaaagtacctatgcagataaggactgcttatcagtaagatggctattgactgggaggtgtaatctggccacatgtctatgtgctaaagggttaattGCTGATCACATGGGACACTCTGTTGCCATACATACTGAAGTTTACAGAATGCAGACGTCAGTGCTTGAACGAACAAAAGTTGCAAGGGCTCTTCTAGCTTTAGAAGATGGTAAACTACAGGGGTTTAATGGTCGCAACCTTTCGTCGGTCAGCCTTGATG AATTGCCTGAACCTGAACCTGAACCTGAACCTGAACCTTACGAAGCAGGGTCATTTGAAGAATTGTCTGAACCAGACAACAGCTATGAGGATGTTCCTGAAGTTGAAACAGAAGCTGTACAGAAGCCTCATGCATGTACag gATCAAAAAAACGATGGTCGAAAGAGGAGGAGAGTGCTCTACGGGAAGCCTTTGACATTCAgataaaaatgcagaaaaacGTTTCAACAATGGAGATCAGGAAAGCACAGAAGTGTTATCCTGTGTTGCAAGGCAGATCAGAAGCTGTTATTcggacaaaaataaacaacatcaaattaggaaaaaacaaaaaaatatga